One genomic region from Streptomyces sp. Li-HN-5-11 encodes:
- the msrA gene encoding peptide-methionine (S)-S-oxide reductase MsrA, producing MPFVRGRELRMPTPEEAPPGRPAPAYEVPEMHAVLGTPLQGPYPEGFEVGDFALGCFWGAERRFWQTLGVWTTLTGFQGGFTPHPVDDEVRTGLTGHAETVRVVFDPRKVPYERLLRLFWEAHDPTQGFRQGNDVGTHVRSVLFTHSPAQQAAAERTRDRYQQALSAAGHGGITTEILPAARHPFYPARAFHQQYLARNPAGYCGLGGTGVELGDPFGTN from the coding sequence ATGCCGTTCGTGCGAGGCCGGGAGTTGCGGATGCCCACGCCCGAGGAGGCTCCGCCGGGGCGGCCGGCACCCGCGTACGAGGTGCCCGAGATGCATGCCGTTCTCGGGACCCCGTTGCAGGGGCCGTATCCGGAAGGGTTCGAGGTCGGCGACTTCGCCCTCGGCTGCTTCTGGGGCGCCGAACGGAGGTTCTGGCAGACCCTGGGAGTGTGGACCACCCTGACGGGGTTTCAGGGCGGGTTCACCCCGCACCCCGTGGACGACGAGGTGCGTACCGGCCTGACGGGGCACGCGGAGACGGTGCGGGTCGTGTTCGATCCGCGGAAGGTCCCGTACGAGCGTCTGCTGCGGCTCTTCTGGGAGGCGCACGATCCCACCCAGGGCTTCCGGCAGGGCAACGACGTGGGCACCCATGTGCGGTCGGTCCTCTTCACCCACTCCCCCGCGCAGCAGGCGGCGGCCGAGCGCACCCGGGACCGCTACCAGCAGGCTCTGTCCGCCGCCGGACACGGCGGGATCACCACGGAGATCCTTCCGGCCGCCCGCCACCCCTTCTATCCGGCGCGGGCGTTCCACCAGCAGTACCTGGCCAGGAACCCGGCGGGCTACTGCGGCCTGGGCGGGACCGGGGTCGAGCTGGGTGACCCGTTCGGGACGAACTGA
- a CDS encoding GNAT family N-acetyltransferase, translated as MAVPAWHLRDYHDDDLDQAIQIWDQSRLADEHRVFSVSEVMAAAKAGQTAVVAVVGDQLVGMAVAQTSGKRGWILLVALASRWRERGIGSALLAELERRLRALGVRHVSALLPAGAAGTKALENSGYQFRDDLTYYEKLEPPGAANADVLAALGGRMLPDGLWDAMAGMEREKQIVERRVVLPLAEPTLADRYGVAPPKAVILFGPPGTGKTSFAKAVASRLSWPFVELFPSRLAADTSEGLAVALREAFADLAELDSVLLFIDEVEEIAGARSGKAVDPGHGVTNELLKLIPVFREHDARLLACATNSVRSLDAAFLRPGRFDYVIPIGPPDSTARAAIWTRYLNTSVESVDLGRLVEASAMFTPADIEFAARKGAQAAFEREVTHHQGRPATTEDYMTAIADTRPTLTAQMIEEFAEDIDTYSRL; from the coding sequence ATGGCGGTGCCCGCTTGGCATCTGCGTGACTACCACGACGACGATCTCGACCAGGCCATCCAGATCTGGGACCAGAGCCGCCTGGCCGACGAGCACCGGGTGTTCTCGGTGTCCGAGGTGATGGCCGCGGCCAAGGCCGGTCAGACGGCGGTGGTCGCGGTGGTCGGTGATCAGCTGGTGGGCATGGCCGTGGCGCAAACCTCCGGCAAGCGCGGTTGGATCCTCCTGGTGGCGCTCGCCTCCCGGTGGCGCGAGCGCGGGATCGGCAGTGCCCTCCTCGCCGAGCTGGAACGGCGTCTGCGGGCGCTCGGCGTGCGCCACGTCAGCGCGCTGCTGCCCGCCGGCGCCGCCGGGACGAAGGCGCTGGAGAACTCCGGCTACCAGTTCCGCGACGACCTGACCTACTACGAGAAACTCGAGCCGCCCGGAGCCGCCAACGCCGACGTCCTCGCGGCGCTCGGCGGCCGCATGCTGCCCGACGGGCTGTGGGACGCCATGGCGGGCATGGAGCGGGAGAAGCAGATCGTGGAACGCCGCGTCGTGCTTCCGCTGGCCGAGCCGACGCTGGCGGACCGCTACGGCGTCGCCCCGCCCAAGGCGGTCATCCTGTTCGGCCCGCCCGGCACCGGAAAGACCAGTTTCGCCAAGGCGGTGGCCTCGCGGCTCAGCTGGCCGTTCGTGGAACTCTTCCCCTCCCGCCTCGCGGCCGACACGAGCGAGGGCCTGGCCGTCGCGCTCCGGGAGGCCTTCGCGGACCTGGCGGAACTGGACTCGGTGCTGCTCTTCATCGACGAGGTGGAGGAGATCGCCGGTGCGCGCTCCGGAAAGGCCGTGGATCCCGGGCACGGAGTGACGAACGAACTGCTCAAACTCATCCCCGTCTTTCGCGAGCACGACGCGCGGCTGCTGGCCTGTGCCACCAACTCGGTCCGCTCGCTCGACGCGGCGTTCCTGCGACCTGGCCGGTTCGACTACGTCATCCCCATCGGTCCGCCGGATTCCACCGCCCGCGCGGCGATCTGGACCCGCTATCTCAACACCTCCGTCGAATCGGTGGACCTCGGCCGACTGGTCGAGGCGAGCGCGATGTTCACCCCTGCCGACATCGAATTCGCCGCCCGCAAGGGCGCGCAGGCGGCGTTCGAACGCGAGGTCACGCACCACCAGGGCCGGCCGGCCACCACCGAGGACTACATGACCGCGATCGCCGACACCCGGCCGACGCTCACCGCCCAGATGATCGAGGAGTTCGCCGAGGACATCGACACGTACAGCCGGCTCTGA